A segment of the Vibrio sp. YMD68 genome:
TTTTTTGCTAATTGTCCTTAGAATCGTCGAAAAGACGTAACTTTTGTTTATTAAGGACGTAAACGTTATCGTGCTGAGCCATTCTTTAGTCGTAATTCAGTCCGAACGTAAAAAAATATGTTAATATGCTCGACTGAGTAATCGGTTATAGGCACGGATACTCATCTAAACAACACTGTTTTAAAACCTTATACCGAAACTTATCGTTGCGACTGCGCTAAACGGTTAACCGATTTAGTGACACTGTGAGCTTCGGTATAAATCATTTATTTCTAAAGAGGAACAAACATGCGCATCATCCTTCTAGGTGCTCCAGGTGCAGGTAAAGGCACACAAGCTCAATTCATCATGGAAAAGTATGGTATTCCACAAATCTCAACGGGTGACATGCTGCGTGCTGCAATTAAAGCGGGCACTGAAATGGGCAAGCAAGCGAAATCAGTAATCGATGCTGGACAACTTGTTTCTGATGAGATCATCTTAGGTTTAATCAAAGAGCGTATTGCTGAAGATGATTGTGCAAAAGGCTTTTTGCTAGATGGCTTCCCTCGTACCATTCCTCAGGCTGACGGCTTGAAAGAAATGGGCGTTAATGTTGATTATGTGATTGAATTTGATGTGGCTGACGGCGTAATTGTTGAGCGCATGGCTGGCCGTCGCGCTCACCTTGCTTCTGGTCGTACTTATCACGCAATTTACAATCCGCCAAAAGTGGAAGGTAAAGATGACATTACCGGTGAAGACCTTGTTGTACGTGATGATGATAAAGAAGAGACCGTTCGTGCACGTTTAGGCGTATACCACGAGCAAACTGCGCCGCTTATCGAGTACTACGGTAAAGAAGCACAAGCAGGCAACACTCAGTACCTGAAATTTGACGGCACTAAGCAAGTGGCTGAAGTGAGTGCAGAGCTGGCAAAAGCACTGTCTTAATTGACAAGTTATTTGATATAGTGAAGCGGCCTTTATAAGGTCGCTTTTTTTTGATCCGTATTGGACCGATAAGCGTAAACAAGCAGACATACATTAACGATAAGCTGGGTTATGGAAAATACAAAACAGGGCATTTTGCTCGTGAATTTAGGGACACCGGATGCCGCTACGCCAAAAGCAGTGAAGGCATTTTTATCTGAGTTTTTACATGATCACCGTGTGGTTGATATGACCCGCTGGTTATGGTGCCCTTTATTGCATGGCATTATTCTTCCTGTCCGTGTACCTAAAGTCGCTAAATTGTATCAATCGGTATGGATGGAAGAAGGCTCGCCTTTGATGGTGTATTCTTGCAGACAAAAAGAACGCTTAGAGGCCGCGATAGGTATCCCGGTCGAACTTGGTATGACCTATGGCAACCCGAGTCTAAAGTCGGGCATAGCATCTCTTCAAGAACGAGGCGTGGACGACATCCTTGTCCTTCCGTTGTATCCGCAGTACTCAGGAACCACGACAGCTGCTGTGAGCGATGGTCTATTGAAGGCCTTTAAGGGATCTGCCCGTATTCCTCAGTATCGTTTGACCACTGATTACCACGATCATCCACAGTACATTAAAGCGCTTGCTGCTACGGTGAGAAAGAGCTGGCAGGAAAACGGTCAAGGTGATTATTTACTTTGCTCCTACCATGGAATACCAAAGCGCTATGCCGATAATGGCGATATTTATCCTCAGCATTGTTTAACCACCACCAAATTGTTGGCGCAAGAACTCGGGTTAAATGAAGAGCAAATAGGGCACACTTATCAATCGCGTTTTGGACGAGAAGAGTGGTTACAACCGTACACCGACAAAACCCTTGAACAGCTGCCAGAAAAAGGCATTAAAAAGCTGGATATCGTTACCCCTGCTTTTGCCTCTGATTGTTTGGAAACATTAGAAGAAATTTCCGAAGAGTGTAAAGAGATCTTTGTTGAAGCTGGCGGAGAGCACTTTCAGTACATACCATGCTTAAATGATTCGGATGAACATATCGAGTTATTACAACAGATAGTGAAGACACAATTTACCCTCTAAGAGGGGTAAGATATACTTAAAATAAATAGAAAAAGCTGTTGGTAAATTATGAAGCGTTGGTATCTTCTATATTGTAAACGAGGTGAGCAGCAACGAGCGAAACTGCACCTTGAAAATCAAAATGTCGAGGTCTTTTACCCAGAAGTTGAGGTGGAAAAAATCACCCGAGGTAAAAAGGCGGTTAAGAAAGAGCCACTTTTTCCATCTTATATGTTTGTTCGTTTCGATTTTGAGGCTGGGCCGTCATTGACAACGGTTCGATCGACTCGCGGTGTGGTGGATTTTGTTCGTATAGGCAACCACCCACAAGAGGTGCAAGGGGATCTGATCGATACGCTGAAACAGTTAGAACAAGATAACTGCGAAGTCCAGTCACTTAATCTTCCTGAAAAAGGCGACATTATTGGGGTAGTGGGTGGTCAATTCGCAGGAATTGATGCCATTTACCAAGAGTCAGATGGTGAAGCACGATCGATATTATTAGTGAAAATGATCAGTAAAAAGGTTCCAATTAGTATTGCTAATAAAGATTTAGATTTGCAATAAACACCGTTGTTCATGCGGAACAGTGAAATAGCAAAAGGCACCGAAAGGTGCCTTTTTTATGAATCAGATTCTATTGTGATTAGTAAGAATCGTTATGCACGGCTTTAACAGCACGTCCAGATGGGTCTGCGCAGTTCTTAAAAGACTCATCCCATTCAATTGCTTTTGCAGATGAACAAGCAACGGATGGGCCACCTGGTACACATTCTGCTGCTGATTCTAGTGGGAACAACTCTTCAAAGATTTCACGATATGCGTAACCTTCTTTTGTTTGTGGTGTGTTGTATGGGAAGCGAAACGCTGCTGTTTCCATTTGCTTGTCTGTGACGTTAGCATCGGCAGTTGCTTTTAACGTATCAATCCAATCATAGCCTACGCCATCAGAAAATTGCTCTTTTTGACGCCAAGCAATCGCTTCCGGTAGGTAGTGCTCAAAGCACTCACGTAAGATGTGTTTCTCCATCTTACCGTTACCACACATCTTGTCTTCAGGGTTTAAACGCATAGCAACATCGATAAACTCTTTATCCAAAAACGGTACTCGACCTTCAACTCCCCAAGCCGCTAACGATTTATTCGCTCGTGCGCAGTCGAACATGTTTAAAGCGAGTAACTTACGGACAGTTTCTTCATGGAACTCTTTCGCATTAGGTGCCTTATGGAAGTACAGGTAACCGCCAAATATTTCATCTGCGCCTTCCCCGGAAAGAACCATTTTTATGCCCATTGCTTTAATCTTTCGAGCCAGCAGGTACATTGGTGTTGATGCACGAATCGTGGTGACATCATAGGTTTCAATGTGATAAATCACATCACGGATAGCGTCTAGGCCTTCTTGGATGGTGTAGGTCATCTCATGGTGAACCGTACCGATTTGATCGGCAACCTCACGAGCAGCTTTTAGATCGGGCGCACCTTCTAGTCCAACCGCAAAGGAGTGCAGTTGCGGCCACCATGCTTCAGACTGACCATCATCTTCAATACGCATTGCGGCAAATCGTTTGGCGACTGCTGAAGTAATCGAAGAATCAAGACCGCCAGATAACAGTACTCCGTATGGGACGTCAGTCATTAGTTGGCGCTTAACCGCGGCTTCTAAAGCCTCAGTTAGCTCTTCTTTGCTGGTCGAGTTACCCTGGACGGCTGCGTATTCATTCCAATCTCTAGTGTAGTAACGCTGAGGTTCAGAGTCTGCTGAACCGTAGTAACAACCAGGAGGGAATTCACTCACGGTTTTACAAACGGGTACCAGTGCTTTCATTTCTGATGCTACGTAGTAGTTACCGTGTTCGTCGTAACCTTGGTAAAGAGGAATGATACCAATGTGGTCACGTCCAACTAAATATTGGTCTTTTTCTTCGTCATATAATACAAACGCGAAAATACCGTTTAACTCTTCTAGTAGCTCTGAGCCGTATTCTTGGTATAACGCTAGAATGACTTCACAGTCAGAGTCGGTTTGAAAGTCGTATTTGCCTTCGTAACGTTCACGGATCTCTTTGTGGTTGTAGATCTCTCCATTGACCGCAAGTATGTGTTTTTTATCATGGCTATAAAGAGGCTGAGCTCCACTATTTAATCCCACAATGGCTAAACGTTCATGCGCTAGAATCGCGTTGTCTGATGCATAAATACCTGACCAATCAGGGCCTCGGTGACGTAATTTTTTAGACATCTCTAATGCCACGGGACGAAGCGAACTAGCGTCGCTCTTAATATCTAATATGCCAAAAACTGAACACATACAACTTCCTTTTAAATTTTATTTAATCTGTTAATAGCAATTTGCCATTTTGATTAAGAAAAGCAACTCTATTAGAGAATAAAAATGAGAAAAAGACGATAGGGTTAGAAAAAATCCACTATAAACTTAATATTGATGGATTTTTTCTAATAAATGATTGGGGAGTAGCCATTAGCTAGCGAGATACCGTGTATCTCGCCAAACATAAAATGAATAAGAGAGTAAGATTACTCTGGTTTGTTGAATACCGGCTTTAGTTGATCGCACACATGACGCGCAAAACCACTGCCTGCTTCATTATAAATATTAAAAGCGGCATCTACGCCATTTTCAACCAAGAGATCGAGTTGATCTGAGTACTCTGCGATCGCAGCGATTTGGCCTTGGAAGTTTCGGCTTTGAAGCTGTTGTAAAGCGATTTGGTTACCTTGGTGGTGAGGCATCGCTAATAGAACCAACTTCACATTGGCGGTATCTAATATTCTTTCCCAGAAGTCTGGATCCGTCGCGTCTCCTGAAATTACATTTCTTCCTTCAGAGCGATGTTCTAACGCTGCTTCTTCTTTGACCTCAACACCCAAGCTAACCTTCCCATAGCGTTTAATCAGCTCATCATATGCCCCAGATCCGATACGGCCCATTCCAAGGATGAGTATTTGAGCGTTACCTGGATTGATCAGCTGATCGCGTTTATGAAGCTTCTC
Coding sequences within it:
- the asnB gene encoding asparagine synthase B, encoding MCSVFGILDIKSDASSLRPVALEMSKKLRHRGPDWSGIYASDNAILAHERLAIVGLNSGAQPLYSHDKKHILAVNGEIYNHKEIRERYEGKYDFQTDSDCEVILALYQEYGSELLEELNGIFAFVLYDEEKDQYLVGRDHIGIIPLYQGYDEHGNYYVASEMKALVPVCKTVSEFPPGCYYGSADSEPQRYYTRDWNEYAAVQGNSTSKEELTEALEAAVKRQLMTDVPYGVLLSGGLDSSITSAVAKRFAAMRIEDDGQSEAWWPQLHSFAVGLEGAPDLKAAREVADQIGTVHHEMTYTIQEGLDAIRDVIYHIETYDVTTIRASTPMYLLARKIKAMGIKMVLSGEGADEIFGGYLYFHKAPNAKEFHEETVRKLLALNMFDCARANKSLAAWGVEGRVPFLDKEFIDVAMRLNPEDKMCGNGKMEKHILRECFEHYLPEAIAWRQKEQFSDGVGYDWIDTLKATADANVTDKQMETAAFRFPYNTPQTKEGYAYREIFEELFPLESAAECVPGGPSVACSSAKAIEWDESFKNCADPSGRAVKAVHNDSY
- the hemH gene encoding ferrochelatase encodes the protein MENTKQGILLVNLGTPDAATPKAVKAFLSEFLHDHRVVDMTRWLWCPLLHGIILPVRVPKVAKLYQSVWMEEGSPLMVYSCRQKERLEAAIGIPVELGMTYGNPSLKSGIASLQERGVDDILVLPLYPQYSGTTTAAVSDGLLKAFKGSARIPQYRLTTDYHDHPQYIKALAATVRKSWQENGQGDYLLCSYHGIPKRYADNGDIYPQHCLTTTKLLAQELGLNEEQIGHTYQSRFGREEWLQPYTDKTLEQLPEKGIKKLDIVTPAFASDCLETLEEISEECKEIFVEAGGEHFQYIPCLNDSDEHIELLQQIVKTQFTL
- the adk gene encoding adenylate kinase, which translates into the protein MRIILLGAPGAGKGTQAQFIMEKYGIPQISTGDMLRAAIKAGTEMGKQAKSVIDAGQLVSDEIILGLIKERIAEDDCAKGFLLDGFPRTIPQADGLKEMGVNVDYVIEFDVADGVIVERMAGRRAHLASGRTYHAIYNPPKVEGKDDITGEDLVVRDDDKEETVRARLGVYHEQTAPLIEYYGKEAQAGNTQYLKFDGTKQVAEVSAELAKALS
- the rfaH gene encoding transcription/translation regulatory transformer protein RfaH; the encoded protein is MKRWYLLYCKRGEQQRAKLHLENQNVEVFYPEVEVEKITRGKKAVKKEPLFPSYMFVRFDFEAGPSLTTVRSTRGVVDFVRIGNHPQEVQGDLIDTLKQLEQDNCEVQSLNLPEKGDIIGVVGGQFAGIDAIYQESDGEARSILLVKMISKKVPISIANKDLDLQ